A genomic segment from Geitlerinema sp. PCC 7407 encodes:
- a CDS encoding SH3 domain-containing protein — MAKIEMLLQPTRVVVCGLAALAVIAALTYGGRWLWVQIFQSREKTSRLACLTIVTDPNPPLNVRSSPILAPDNIVSRLQNGTQVSVVGEHSGWLKINVPVDGWIFGGLTVNTCTLAAQGASGAKVGDSSQHDANILVMAEAQYQGGNYEAAIALLKAIQPTSGAYNQSQLRLEQFSKNWQEAESQYRKAELAFKARQWSEVLEVVEGFPDIRYWRERLTPLVTEAIAQQQEASGNTKTERLALKPGDRVSVSGRFNGPGRHRYILTVNKQQTITITAQADSMMPTLTTPTGQQLEYKGKLLGETTWSQALDVEGDYTLDLNSYYNGYSYRFDVELK, encoded by the coding sequence GTGGCTAAAATCGAAATGCTGCTTCAGCCGACAAGAGTTGTAGTGTGTGGGTTGGCGGCACTAGCAGTGATTGCTGCTTTGACCTATGGTGGACGCTGGCTGTGGGTGCAAATATTTCAAAGTCGTGAGAAGACTAGTAGACTTGCTTGTCTCACAATCGTGACGGACCCCAACCCTCCACTGAATGTCCGATCAAGTCCAATTTTGGCACCAGACAATATCGTGAGCCGACTTCAAAATGGTACGCAAGTATCAGTAGTAGGCGAGCATAGTGGTTGGCTAAAAATTAATGTGCCGGTTGATGGTTGGATTTTTGGGGGCTTAACGGTTAATACCTGTACCTTGGCGGCCCAAGGTGCCTCTGGCGCGAAGGTGGGAGATTCATCACAGCATGATGCGAATATCTTGGTGATGGCTGAAGCCCAGTATCAGGGAGGTAACTATGAAGCCGCGATCGCGCTGTTGAAAGCGATTCAACCCACTAGCGGTGCTTATAATCAATCTCAATTGCGCTTGGAGCAGTTTTCAAAAAACTGGCAGGAGGCTGAAAGTCAGTATCGGAAGGCAGAGTTAGCCTTTAAGGCTCGTCAATGGTCAGAGGTGCTAGAGGTTGTTGAAGGTTTTCCAGATATTCGTTATTGGCGAGAGCGACTAACGCCATTGGTGACAGAGGCGATCGCCCAACAGCAAGAAGCAAGCGGCAATACTAAAACCGAGCGTTTGGCACTAAAACCTGGCGATCGCGTCTCTGTTTCTGGGCGCTTTAATGGGCCTGGGCGTCATCGCTATATCTTGACAGTCAATAAACAGCAAACTATCACCATCACAGCCCAGGCTGATAGCATGATGCCAACGCTGACAACGCCAACAGGGCAGCAACTAGAGTACAAGGGCAAGCTTTTAGGAGAAACGACTTGGTCGCAGGCGCTTGATGTAGAAGGTGACTATACACTGGACCTGAACTCGTACTACAACGGATACAGCTATCGCTTTGACGTTGAACTGAAATAG
- a CDS encoding GuaB3 family IMP dehydrogenase-related protein, which yields MNIQLGRGKTARRAYGIDEIALVPGQRTLDPALADTRWTIGGVEREIPIIASAMDGVVDVGMAVRLTQLGALGVLNLEGIQTRYEDPNPILDRIASVGPSEFVGLMQELYAEPIKPELIERRVREIKEQGGIAAVSATPAGALQYGQTVAKAGADLFFVQATVVSTAHLSPESVTPLDLAQFCQEMPVPVILGNCVTYEVALNLMKAGAAGILVGIGPGAACTSRGVLGVGIPQATAVSDCAAARDDFYKETGKYVAIIADGGLITGGDICKCIACGADGVMIGSPFARAAEAPGRGYHWGMATPSPVLPRGTRIRVGTTGTLEQILRGPAQLDDGTHNLLGALKTSMGTLGAKDIKEMQQVEVVIAPSLLTEGKVYQKAQQLGMGK from the coding sequence GTGAATATTCAACTTGGGCGGGGCAAAACTGCTCGCAGAGCTTACGGAATTGACGAGATCGCACTAGTCCCCGGACAGCGCACACTGGATCCGGCACTAGCAGACACCCGCTGGACGATCGGCGGCGTCGAACGCGAAATTCCTATCATCGCCAGCGCAATGGACGGGGTCGTCGACGTTGGCATGGCAGTTCGCCTGACACAACTAGGCGCTCTTGGCGTGCTCAACCTGGAAGGTATCCAGACACGCTACGAAGACCCCAACCCAATTCTGGATCGCATTGCATCCGTTGGCCCCAGCGAGTTTGTGGGCCTGATGCAAGAACTCTACGCCGAACCCATCAAGCCCGAACTCATCGAGCGACGGGTCCGCGAAATCAAGGAGCAAGGTGGCATTGCGGCGGTTAGCGCAACGCCCGCTGGTGCCCTTCAGTACGGCCAAACGGTTGCCAAAGCCGGTGCGGATCTCTTCTTCGTACAGGCAACGGTTGTTTCTACGGCCCACTTGTCTCCCGAATCCGTCACCCCCCTCGACCTGGCACAATTCTGCCAAGAAATGCCCGTCCCCGTGATCCTGGGCAACTGCGTCACCTACGAAGTCGCGCTCAACCTTATGAAGGCAGGAGCTGCCGGAATTTTGGTTGGCATTGGACCTGGCGCTGCTTGCACCTCCCGCGGCGTCCTTGGCGTTGGCATTCCTCAAGCAACTGCCGTTTCAGATTGTGCTGCTGCTCGGGATGACTTTTATAAAGAAACCGGCAAATACGTTGCAATCATTGCAGATGGCGGCCTGATCACTGGCGGAGACATTTGCAAGTGTATTGCTTGTGGCGCGGACGGCGTCATGATTGGTTCTCCCTTCGCTCGCGCAGCCGAAGCCCCGGGTCGCGGCTACCACTGGGGTATGGCAACGCCCAGCCCAGTCCTTCCCCGCGGAACCCGCATCCGCGTCGGCACAACCGGAACGCTGGAGCAAATCCTCCGGGGCCCCGCTCAGCTCGATGACGGAACCCACAACTTGCTAGGAGCTCTGAAAACTAGCATGGGTACCCTGGGCGCCAAAGACATCAAGGAAATGCAGCAGGTAGAAGTCGTGATTGCGCCTTCGCTGCTCACCGAGGGGAAAGTTTACCAAAAGGCTCAACAGCTGGGCATGGGTAAATAA
- a CDS encoding SH3 domain-containing protein, with protein MTAPPEVLATTLQVPGGDRCVVRSAVVRDHNPPLHVRSQPLVSANNIVGTLQNDVTLKVAAEQPGWFQIQEPIEGWVAKQLVDYACSRKTKRLRLLSDRPQNVRDRFVGAGTHYYLISAKAGQTLTITKNQGRFPLVLSPTGQVLVSKADIDWRVSWTQQLLESGDYALEILSEENGYAYSLSISLSRGQR; from the coding sequence ATGACGGCACCACCTGAGGTTTTGGCTACAACTTTGCAAGTGCCAGGTGGCGATCGGTGTGTTGTGAGGTCAGCGGTAGTGCGGGATCATAATCCCCCTTTGCATGTGCGATCGCAACCTCTTGTGAGTGCGAACAACATTGTGGGTACGCTGCAAAACGACGTAACTCTGAAAGTTGCAGCTGAACAGCCAGGGTGGTTTCAGATCCAAGAACCAATTGAAGGATGGGTTGCCAAGCAGCTAGTGGATTATGCGTGCTCGCGAAAGACAAAGCGGTTGCGCTTGCTGAGCGATCGCCCACAGAATGTACGCGATCGCTTTGTTGGAGCAGGCACTCATTACTATCTAATTTCTGCAAAAGCTGGCCAGACTCTGACTATCACCAAGAATCAAGGCCGATTTCCGCTGGTGTTGTCGCCGACAGGTCAAGTTCTTGTGAGCAAAGCGGATATTGACTGGCGAGTCTCTTGGACTCAGCAGCTGCTTGAGTCGGGAGATTATGCCTTAGAGATATTGTCTGAAGAAAACGGCTACGCCTATTCCCTGTCTATCTCACTATCTCGAGGTCAGCGTTAG
- the purB gene encoding adenylosuccinate lyase, whose product MIERYTLPEMGNLWTEDYKLKTWLQVEIAVCEAQAELGYIPKEAVEEIKAKAKFDRDRILEIEAEVRHDVIAFLTNVNEYVGDAGRYIHLGMTSSDVLDTALALQMVASVDLLLEQTEALIQAIRYQAQQHRNTVMAGRSHGIHAEPITFGFKLAGWLAEMLRHRDRLVQLRRSVAVGKISGAVGTYANIDPRVEAIACQKLGLEPDTASTQVISRDRHADYVQVLALVSASIERFAVEIRNLQRTDVLEVEEFFAKGQKGSSAMPHKRNPIRSERLTGMARIIRGYAVAALENVALWHERDISHSSVERMMLPDVSTVMHFMLVETTDLIKHLLVYPENMARNLNCYGGVVFSQRILLALVEKGMQREEAYAIVQSCAHQAWNKEDGDFRALISAHPQVQGKLSASDLEDCFNPQHHLRNLNEIYQRLGI is encoded by the coding sequence TTGATCGAGCGTTATACTTTGCCCGAAATGGGCAACCTCTGGACGGAGGATTACAAGCTAAAGACCTGGCTACAAGTTGAGATTGCAGTTTGTGAGGCACAAGCTGAACTAGGCTACATCCCGAAGGAAGCTGTCGAAGAAATTAAGGCAAAGGCAAAGTTCGATCGCGATCGCATTTTGGAAATTGAAGCTGAAGTGCGCCATGACGTGATCGCATTTTTGACGAATGTCAATGAGTATGTGGGCGATGCGGGCCGCTACATTCATCTGGGTATGACCAGCTCGGATGTGCTGGATACGGCCTTGGCGCTGCAAATGGTAGCTAGCGTCGATCTGCTGCTGGAGCAGACAGAAGCGTTGATTCAAGCCATTCGCTACCAAGCTCAGCAGCACCGCAATACGGTGATGGCGGGTCGATCTCACGGTATCCATGCGGAACCAATTACATTCGGCTTCAAGCTGGCAGGATGGCTAGCAGAAATGCTGCGTCACCGCGATCGCCTAGTGCAGCTGCGTCGCAGTGTTGCAGTCGGCAAGATCTCGGGCGCAGTGGGGACCTACGCCAACATTGATCCGCGCGTCGAGGCGATCGCCTGCCAGAAGCTCGGTCTTGAGCCCGATACCGCCTCCACCCAGGTTATTTCGCGCGATCGCCACGCCGATTACGTTCAGGTACTGGCGCTGGTTTCAGCCTCCATCGAGCGCTTCGCTGTCGAAATTCGCAACCTTCAGCGCACCGACGTTCTAGAAGTTGAAGAGTTCTTTGCTAAAGGCCAAAAAGGGTCTTCGGCAATGCCTCACAAGCGCAATCCCATTCGCTCTGAGCGTCTCACAGGCATGGCTCGTATTATTCGAGGATATGCAGTGGCGGCCCTCGAAAACGTTGCGTTGTGGCATGAGCGCGATATTTCCCACAGCTCCGTTGAGCGCATGATGCTGCCGGACGTCTCCACTGTCATGCATTTCATGCTGGTAGAGACCACTGACCTCATCAAGCACCTGCTGGTTTACCCTGAAAACATGGCGCGCAACCTGAACTGCTATGGAGGGGTTGTTTTCAGCCAGCGCATTCTGTTGGCTCTGGTTGAAAAGGGAATGCAGCGTGAAGAAGCCTACGCGATCGTTCAATCCTGCGCGCACCAAGCCTGGAATAAAGAGGATGGAGACTTCCGCGCCCTCATTTCCGCTCATCCTCAGGTGCAAGGGAAGCTCTCCGCCAGCGACCTTGAGGACTGCTTCAACCCCCAACACCACCTGCGCAATCTCAACGAAATTTACCAGCGGTTGGGCATCTAG